The Syngnathus typhle isolate RoL2023-S1 ecotype Sweden linkage group LG11, RoL_Styp_1.0, whole genome shotgun sequence genome contains a region encoding:
- the glrx gene encoding glutaredoxin-1: protein MAQQFVQAKIKGDKVVLFIKPTCSYCITAKEVMSKYKFKPGHLECVDISARQDMSSMQDYFLELTGARTVPRVFIGEECVGGGSDVAALQKSGQLEGMLKSIGALQ, encoded by the exons ATGGCGCAGCAGTTCGTCCAGGCCAAAATCAAAGGAGATAAAGTGGTCTTGTTCATTAAGCCTACATGCTCGTACTGTATCACGGCCAAGGAAGTTATGTCGAAGTACAAGTTTAAGCCGGGACATCTGGAATGTGTTGACATCAGCGCACGGCAAGACATGAGCAGCATGCAGGACTACTTCCTGGAACTCACCGGCGCCCGCACT GTTCCAAGGGTGTTCATTGGAGAGGAGTGTGTTGGTGGCGGCAGTGATGTGGCAGCGCTGCAGAAGAGCGGCCAACTGGAAGGAATGCTGAAGTCCATCGGGGCTCTTCAGTGA